The Equus quagga isolate Etosha38 chromosome 12, UCLA_HA_Equagga_1.0, whole genome shotgun sequence genome includes a region encoding these proteins:
- the CCDC185 gene encoding coiled-coil domain-containing protein 185, protein MEGFGRFSPRPYPDPWEPPPPGRESASSARLGGPGSQTEPALGSWAGTPGEGSEAAAPWRHPRCWPTPRPRRRRYPDSPRESRSLTDVARRPPDRARKHPSRSRLLEDAWAQLRTKPRPLGGSQHSPAWQQQFGLQPQQPRPCQLYPRAQGDSPPPYPEGSYTPLSGTFGVEKAQSGDQWAMPVCGGLGRWSFSSVPTERSSAPSQEFRTQSACMYTRKRDSSGPVESVASQYSQPSVSSREVQGQHTQILKDKLEEAVTSSRDEKIVALVLVRLKKAQRMRELQQQAALAWEELKRSDQKVQMTLERERKLLLQQGREQWQPEKERRKTRQSREQRVRRQDSHAKNAIQQENRCKAPLDDQENPRREKLETARAEAEHRKQCQVQRLQEQERVLQDLREQNGLQLQKRLEQACKKKRLYTVESQKKVQETNLSSLINYQARKVLMDCQAKAEELLRKLSLEQSSQRSQEIQQSLMKERHRELREKAQKEGVQLQQVKWRAEASEEQRQVHKRLLAELRDQKIQQARSHVHSNMRDKVQHIRELSVLREKNHHILKLKAEKEEKCHIEGIKEAIRKKEWRMEQISREKDAILEEFQKISRATRRNTERVLANSGFSGLAPRAGSQGGGY, encoded by the coding sequence ATGGAGGGCTTTGGCCGCTTCTCCCCGCGGCCCTACCCGGACCCCTGGGAGCCCCCGCCGCCCGGCAGAGAGAGCGCATCCTCGGCGCGGCTGGGTGGGCCCGGGTCCCAGACCGAGCcggccctgggctcctgggccgGGACTCCGGGCGAGGGGAGCGAGGCCGCGGCGCCCTGGCGACACCCGCGCTGCTGGCCCACCCCGCGGCCTCGCCGGCGCCGCTACCCCGACTCGCCGCGGGAAAGCCGCAGCCTGACCGATGTGGCCCGGAGGCCCCCGGACAGAGCCAGGAAGCACCCTTCCCGCAGCCGGCTCCTGGAAGATGCCTGGGCGCAGTTAAGGACCAAGCCCCGGCCGCTGGGGGGCAGCCAGCACAGCCCGGCCTGGCAGCAGCAGTTCGGGCTGCAACCCCAACAGCCTCGGCCCTGCCAGCTCTACCCTCGAGCCCAGGGAGATTCGCCCCCGCCTTACCCCGAGGGATCTTACACTCCTCTGAGCGGAACTTTCGGGGTAGAAAAGGCGCAGAGCGGAGACCAGTGGGCCATGCCGGTCTGCGGAGGTCTAGGTCGCTGGTCCTTTTCCTCGGTTCCGACGGAGAGGTCTTCTGCGCCCTCCCAAGAGTTCAGGACGCAGTCCGCTTGCATGTACACCCGGAAGAGAGACAGTAGTGGCCCAGTGGAGTCAGTAGCCAGCCAGTACTCCCAGCCCTCCGTCTCCAGCAGGGAGGTGCAGGGCCAGCACACCCAGATCCTCAAGGACAAGCTGGAAGAGGCAGTCACGTCCTCTAGGGACGAGAAGATTGTGGCCTTGGTGCTGGTCCGGCTCAAGAAGGCCCAGAGGATGCGGGAGCTGCAGCAGCAGGCGGCCCTAGCCTGGGAGGAGCTGAAGCGCTCGGACCAGAAGGTCCAGATGACCCTGGAGAGGGAGCGCAAGCTGCTGCTCCAGCAGGGCCGGGAGCAGTGGCAGCCGGAGAAAGAGCGGCGCAAGACTCGCCAGAGCCGGGAGCAGCGCGTCCGACGGCAGGACAGCCACGCGAAGAACGCGATCCAGCAGGAGAACCGGTGCAAGGCGCCCCTGGACGACCAGGAGAACCCGCgcagggagaagctggagacGGCCCGCGCCGAGGCCGAGCACAGGAAGCAGTGCCAGGTGCAGCGCCTGCAGGAGCAGGAGCGGGTGCTGCAAGACCTGCGGGAGCAGAACGGCCTGCAGCTGCAGAAGAGGCTGGAGCAGGCCTGTAAGAAGAAGCGCCTGTACACCGTGGAGAGCCAGAAAAAGGTCCAGGAGACCAATCTGAGCTCCCTCATCAATTACCAGGCCCGCAAGGTCCTCATGGACTGCCAGGCCAAGGCTGAGGAGCTCCTCAGGAAGCTGTCCCTGGAACAGAGTTCCCAGCGGTCCCAAGAGATCCAGCAGAGCCTGATGAAGGAGCGGCACCGAGAGCTGAGGGAGAAGGCCCAGAAGGAGGGGGTGCAGTTGCAGCAGGTCAAGTGGCGCGCCGAGGCGTCCGAGGAGCAGAGGCAGGTGCACAAGCGGCTGTTGGCGGAGCTGAGGGACCAGAAGATCCAGCAGGCCAGGAGTCACGTCCACAGCAACATGAGGGACAAGGTGCAGCACATCCGGGAGCTCAGCGTCCTGCGGGAGAAGAATCATCACATCTTGAAGCTGAAAGCCGAGAAGGAGGAAAAGTGTCACATCGAGGGCATCAAGGAAGCCATTCGGAAAAAGGAGTGGAGGATGGAGCAGATCTCCCGGGAGAAAGATGCAATCTTGGAGGAGTTCCAGAAGATCTCCAGGGCCACCAGGAGGAACACCGAAAGAGTGCTGGCCAACAGCGGCTTCAGTGGGCTGGCACCAAGGGCTGGCAGTCAGGGAGGGGGCTACTGA